A single region of the Austwickia chelonae genome encodes:
- a CDS encoding SPFH domain-containing protein, which yields MPITLVLLAVLVLFIVILIGRAVRIVPQQTALIIERLGSYHGTLNAGIHLLVPFVDRVRANIDLREQVVSFPPQPVITSDNLVVNIDTVIYYGVTDAKSAVYEIANFIQGIEQLTVTTLRNVIGSMDLEQTLTSRDQINGQLRGVLDEATGRWGIRVSRVELKAIDPPHSVQDSMEKQMRAERDRRATILTAEGVKQSAILTAEGEKQSAILKAEGAAQAKILEAQGQARAITQVFDAIHRGKPDQKLLAYQYLQVLPQLAQGDANKMWIVPSELTDALRGISSALGGERGAPADEATPWTPSDLADAMAFPEASLQDPQEALDEAKKEAERSVSEAHEVTRPAARPSNGEPSAAPQV from the coding sequence ATGCCAATAACTTTGGTCCTACTCGCTGTTCTCGTCCTGTTCATCGTGATCCTGATCGGCCGTGCGGTCCGGATCGTTCCTCAGCAGACGGCACTGATCATCGAGCGTCTGGGAAGCTACCACGGCACCCTCAATGCAGGTATCCACCTTCTGGTGCCTTTTGTCGACCGTGTCCGGGCCAATATCGACCTGCGTGAACAGGTCGTCAGCTTCCCGCCGCAGCCGGTGATCACGTCGGACAACTTGGTGGTCAACATCGACACCGTCATCTACTACGGGGTGACCGACGCCAAGTCGGCGGTCTACGAGATCGCCAACTTCATCCAGGGCATTGAACAGCTGACGGTGACGACCTTGCGGAATGTCATCGGCTCGATGGACCTCGAGCAGACCCTCACCAGTCGTGACCAGATCAACGGTCAGCTGCGTGGCGTACTGGACGAGGCGACCGGACGTTGGGGCATCCGGGTGTCCCGAGTCGAGCTGAAGGCCATCGACCCGCCGCACAGCGTCCAGGACTCCATGGAGAAGCAGATGCGGGCCGAGCGTGATCGTCGCGCCACGATCCTCACCGCCGAGGGCGTCAAGCAGTCCGCGATCCTGACCGCCGAGGGCGAGAAGCAGTCCGCGATCCTGAAGGCGGAGGGTGCCGCTCAGGCCAAGATCCTGGAGGCCCAGGGCCAGGCTCGCGCGATCACTCAGGTGTTCGACGCGATCCACCGTGGGAAGCCCGACCAGAAGCTGCTCGCCTACCAGTACTTGCAGGTGCTTCCTCAGCTTGCGCAGGGAGACGCCAACAAGATGTGGATCGTCCCCAGCGAATTGACCGACGCCCTGCGCGGGATCAGTTCCGCACTGGGTGGAGAACGCGGCGCTCCGGCCGATGAGGCCACCCCGTGGACGCCCTCGGACCTGGCCGATGCCATGGCCTTCCCGGAGGCGTCCTTGCAGGATCCGCAGGAAGCTCTCGACGAGGCGAAGAAAGAGGCAGAGCGTTCTGTCTCCGAGGCCCATGAGGTGACTCGTCCGGCTGCTCGTCCCAGCAATGGTGAGCCGTCGGCTGCACCGCAGGTCTGA
- a CDS encoding FeoC-like transcriptional regulator has protein sequence MSGPLRQVLDAVEGGAVTVGEIASRTGIDRDVVAASVAHLARVGRVDSRMLSSGCSDAGCGGCSTAGPDDSPGCGGAGERAQRAPVLLRLFSRGPAARCSKDGGEH, from the coding sequence ATGAGTGGCCCACTGCGGCAGGTGCTGGACGCGGTCGAGGGTGGCGCGGTGACGGTGGGGGAGATCGCCTCGCGTACCGGGATCGACCGGGATGTCGTGGCAGCTTCGGTGGCTCATCTGGCTCGGGTCGGTCGGGTGGATTCCCGGATGCTTTCCTCGGGGTGCTCCGATGCAGGTTGTGGTGGGTGCTCGACGGCAGGACCTGATGATTCTCCGGGATGTGGGGGTGCTGGTGAGCGCGCTCAGCGGGCTCCGGTACTCCTGAGGCTCTTCTCCAGGGGGCCGGCCGCGAGATGCTCGAAGGACGGCGGGGAGCATTGA
- a CDS encoding YbhB/YbcL family Raf kinase inhibitor-like protein yields MNLDRPTSPDPYTLLPQVPSFTLESDFVDRSDLPQDQAYAFGNTSPRLVWSGAPAGTKSYAVTCFDPDAPTPSGFWHWFVVNVPGEIHELAVGAGEEHAGRLPSGAIHLRNDYGTRDFGGAAPPAGDRAHRYIFAVTALDVAHLDIESEDTPAKASFMMLQHVIGRAVLTGMYTA; encoded by the coding sequence ATGAACCTCGACCGACCCACATCTCCGGATCCGTACACCCTCCTGCCCCAGGTTCCTTCGTTCACCCTGGAATCCGATTTCGTGGACCGCAGCGACCTCCCCCAGGATCAGGCCTACGCCTTCGGCAACACCTCACCCCGCCTGGTCTGGTCAGGGGCTCCAGCAGGCACCAAGAGCTACGCCGTGACCTGTTTCGACCCCGATGCCCCCACCCCGTCTGGATTCTGGCACTGGTTCGTCGTCAACGTGCCCGGTGAGATCCACGAGTTGGCGGTCGGCGCCGGGGAAGAGCACGCTGGACGTCTCCCCTCCGGGGCCATCCACCTGCGGAATGACTACGGCACGCGCGACTTCGGTGGCGCAGCCCCGCCTGCAGGCGACCGGGCTCACCGTTACATCTTCGCGGTGACCGCCCTCGACGTGGCCCATCTCGACATCGAATCGGAGGACACCCCGGCCAAAGCCAGTTTCATGATGCTGCAGCATGTCATCGGGCGCGCCGTCCTCACCGGGATGTACACCGCCTGA
- a CDS encoding NfeD family protein, whose protein sequence is MDWLDQNAWAAWLALALVLGAIEAATVDFVFIMLAGGAGAGAVAALAGASFPVQVLSSVAVACALLVLVRPEVKKRLFSGSTPIVLGAAAYVGRRAEVTQEVTVTGGRILLGGEEWSARLEKNVLAVPAGALVNVIAIDGAVAVVTPDDSPPASPLITHE, encoded by the coding sequence ATGGACTGGTTGGATCAGAACGCCTGGGCTGCCTGGCTGGCACTGGCACTGGTGTTGGGCGCCATCGAGGCTGCCACTGTCGACTTCGTGTTCATCATGTTGGCCGGTGGCGCAGGAGCGGGTGCAGTAGCAGCCCTGGCAGGCGCCTCCTTCCCGGTCCAGGTGTTGTCCTCAGTGGCTGTGGCCTGCGCTTTGTTGGTTCTGGTGCGGCCTGAGGTGAAGAAACGGTTGTTCTCCGGCAGCACACCGATCGTTCTCGGTGCGGCAGCCTATGTCGGCCGTCGGGCCGAGGTCACTCAGGAGGTCACGGTGACCGGCGGGCGGATCTTGCTGGGCGGTGAGGAGTGGTCGGCTCGGCTGGAGAAAAACGTCTTGGCTGTTCCAGCCGGCGCCCTGGTCAATGTCATTGCCATCGACGGCGCGGTCGCGGTGGTCACCCCGGACGATTCACCCCCTGCATCCCCTCTTATCACCCATGAATGA
- a CDS encoding FeoA family protein, with product MPCSKTLLSLAEMPLGVSHTLESVAAIDGARRRLSELGLRPGARLTVLRRTAGGGRIISVAGSRIALDAQTTRQLTGYAREATA from the coding sequence ATGCCCTGCAGCAAGACCTTGCTCTCCTTGGCCGAGATGCCCCTCGGCGTCAGCCACACTCTTGAATCCGTCGCCGCCATCGACGGAGCTCGCCGACGACTGTCTGAACTGGGCCTGCGCCCCGGCGCCCGGCTCACCGTACTTCGTCGCACTGCCGGCGGCGGACGCATCATCTCCGTTGCCGGCTCCCGGATAGCCCTCGATGCGCAGACCACCCGTCAACTCACCGGATACGCCCGGGAGGCGACGGCATGA
- a CDS encoding ABC transporter ATP-binding protein, producing the protein MSDVLDFAGVGVVRGGSTLLDGIDWEIEEGERWVVLGPNGAGKTTLLQLAAARMHPTRGRAAVLSETLGQVDVFELRPRIGLASSSLAERIPGGELVRDVVLTASYGVVGRWREEYERMDVSRARRLLQALGAEHLGERTYGTLSEGERKRVLIARALMADPELMLLDEPAAGLDLAGREDLVQRLGEIAVDTESPTLVLVTHHVEEIPAGMTDVLLLRGGKVVAAGPVESTLTQENLEKTFRIPLTLERHDERWAARARLPEPGETGAWNSIEEEGLPPAVIF; encoded by the coding sequence ATGAGTGACGTCTTGGATTTCGCCGGGGTGGGTGTGGTGCGCGGAGGTTCCACGCTGCTCGACGGCATCGACTGGGAGATCGAGGAAGGCGAGCGTTGGGTCGTGTTAGGCCCCAACGGGGCAGGCAAGACCACTCTGTTACAGCTGGCTGCCGCGCGGATGCATCCGACACGGGGGCGGGCTGCGGTGCTCTCCGAGACCCTCGGGCAGGTCGATGTCTTCGAGCTGCGGCCACGAATCGGATTGGCCAGCAGCTCCCTGGCCGAGCGGATCCCCGGTGGCGAGCTCGTCCGTGACGTCGTGCTGACCGCCTCCTACGGGGTGGTCGGACGGTGGCGTGAAGAGTACGAACGGATGGATGTCTCCCGGGCCCGTCGACTGCTGCAAGCCTTGGGGGCAGAGCATCTGGGTGAGCGGACGTACGGCACTCTCTCCGAAGGGGAGCGGAAACGTGTCCTGATCGCACGGGCGTTGATGGCAGATCCGGAGCTGATGCTGCTGGACGAGCCTGCGGCGGGGCTCGACCTGGCCGGCCGGGAGGACCTCGTGCAGCGTCTCGGCGAGATCGCAGTGGACACCGAGTCACCCACGTTGGTTCTGGTCACCCACCATGTGGAGGAGATCCCGGCGGGAATGACCGATGTCCTGCTGCTCAGAGGCGGGAAGGTCGTCGCCGCAGGGCCGGTGGAGAGCACCTTGACCCAGGAGAACTTGGAGAAGACCTTCCGGATTCCGCTGACCTTGGAGAGACACGACGAACGGTGGGCGGCTCGTGCCCGTCTTCCCGAGCCGGGGGAGACCGGGGCCTGGAACAGCATTGAGGAAGAAGGGCTGCCACCGGCAGTGATCTTCTGA
- a CDS encoding TrmH family RNA methyltransferase translates to MTIEVTDAADDRLADYFRLTDVALRRKLDTERGLYLAESDKVIRRALAAGHRPRSYLMGARWAEELSDLVGQAESEGIPVYVGSDEVITEMTGFHLHRGAIASMHRPESIPVEKILAQARRVMVLEDIVDHTNVGAVFRSAAALGVDAVLVTPRCADPLYRRSIRVSMGTVFQIPWARIDPWPGGIDLLHGLGFTVAAFALELGAVTLDEIAADPPERLAVVLGTEGDGLRARTIASCDLAVRIPMAGQVDSLNVAAAAAVAMWALRAPALPAGPLPG, encoded by the coding sequence GTGACCATCGAGGTGACCGATGCCGCAGATGACCGGCTCGCCGACTATTTCCGGCTGACCGATGTCGCTCTGCGTCGCAAGCTCGACACCGAGCGGGGGTTGTATCTCGCGGAGAGCGACAAGGTCATTCGGCGGGCCCTTGCTGCAGGGCATCGGCCGCGTTCCTACCTGATGGGGGCTCGGTGGGCTGAAGAACTGTCCGATCTGGTCGGTCAGGCCGAGTCCGAGGGCATCCCGGTCTATGTCGGTTCGGACGAGGTCATTACGGAGATGACCGGTTTCCATCTGCACCGGGGTGCGATCGCCTCGATGCACCGTCCTGAGTCGATTCCGGTGGAGAAGATCCTTGCTCAGGCTCGGCGGGTGATGGTGCTGGAGGACATCGTCGACCATACGAATGTCGGTGCTGTCTTCCGCAGCGCTGCTGCTTTGGGGGTGGACGCCGTCCTGGTGACGCCACGATGTGCCGATCCGTTGTACCGGCGCAGTATCCGGGTGTCGATGGGCACGGTCTTCCAGATCCCCTGGGCAAGGATCGATCCCTGGCCAGGAGGGATAGATCTGCTGCATGGGCTGGGTTTCACCGTTGCGGCTTTCGCGCTGGAGCTCGGCGCGGTGACTCTGGACGAGATTGCGGCCGATCCGCCGGAGCGGTTGGCCGTGGTCCTGGGAACGGAGGGGGACGGACTGCGGGCCCGCACCATCGCGTCGTGCGACCTGGCTGTGCGTATTCCGATGGCGGGGCAGGTCGATTCGTTGAACGTGGCGGCAGCGGCAGCGGTCGCGATGTGGGCACTGCGTGCGCCTGCGCTGCCTGCCGGTCCGCTTCCGGGCTGA
- a CDS encoding RecQ family ATP-dependent DNA helicase — MISAGWGEDAEQITTQVLTALAGPQAHLRPDQRAAVAGLLRPSARVLVVQATGWGKSAVYWAASAVLRVRGAGPTLVVSPLLSLMRDQVAAAERAGLRASTVNSSNQAEWLQIEEDLLSDRIDVLLVSPERLANPSFGARVLDRLGDRLGLLVIDEAHSVSDWGHDFRPDYRRVADLLQRMNPQAPVLATTATANERVTADVAAQLGESTLVQRGPLARDSLDLTVIAGLDPLERYAWLVDHLPVLPGSGIVYTLTVADAHSLAGVLTRHYGEGCPVAAYTGQLPAQERAGLEDALRENRVKALVATSALGMGYDKPDLGFVVHVGAPPSPVSYYQQVGRAGRAIKRATVVCLPSAQDRYVWDYFASASLPAPKEVERLLAVLPPPTAEPISVPRLEAESGLRRSKVELLLKQLAVDEVAERTPAGWRATGRVWQDDPQRREGILAVRRREADIMRSFLSGHTCLMSLLQEALDDPSARSCGRCSTCTGELPAGWSSRPRPETVEALRRDLQGQSQIWEPRKMWPGGVFRRSGRIPQSESVDPGRVLVHMSAPEWSQVLAGSLSGQGAAEPELLDAAVSALVRWRTSWADRPDLIVSFAAAGLLEVSSGVADRLGHVGRIPVLSWDLAGKPPAEASSSAVRASAWHEICAKSPRPDVQGRTILLVVDASATGWSVTVAGSFLRREGASSVLPLVVHRRQAE; from the coding sequence ATGATCAGCGCCGGGTGGGGTGAGGACGCCGAGCAGATCACGACGCAGGTTCTGACGGCCTTGGCCGGGCCGCAGGCGCATTTGCGGCCCGACCAGCGGGCGGCGGTGGCCGGCCTGCTCCGTCCGTCCGCCCGGGTGCTGGTCGTCCAGGCCACCGGGTGGGGCAAATCGGCGGTCTACTGGGCTGCGTCGGCGGTGCTCCGGGTGCGCGGCGCAGGGCCGACGCTGGTGGTTTCTCCATTGTTGTCCTTGATGCGCGATCAGGTCGCGGCAGCTGAGCGGGCCGGACTGCGTGCGTCCACGGTGAACTCTTCGAATCAAGCGGAGTGGCTACAGATCGAGGAGGATCTGCTCTCCGACCGGATCGATGTGCTTCTGGTGTCTCCGGAACGGTTGGCCAATCCGAGCTTCGGGGCCCGGGTGTTGGACCGGTTGGGTGATCGGCTGGGTCTTCTGGTCATCGATGAAGCTCATTCGGTGTCCGATTGGGGTCATGATTTCCGCCCGGACTATCGGCGGGTCGCCGATCTGTTGCAGCGGATGAACCCGCAGGCGCCGGTGCTGGCGACCACGGCCACCGCGAACGAGCGGGTCACTGCCGATGTGGCGGCGCAATTGGGTGAGTCGACCTTGGTGCAGCGGGGTCCGCTGGCCCGGGACAGCCTGGATCTGACGGTGATCGCCGGTTTGGACCCGCTGGAACGTTACGCCTGGCTGGTGGATCACCTTCCGGTGCTGCCTGGCTCGGGGATCGTGTACACCTTGACGGTCGCCGATGCCCACAGCTTGGCCGGGGTGCTCACCCGTCACTACGGGGAGGGTTGTCCGGTGGCGGCCTACACCGGACAGCTGCCGGCCCAGGAACGGGCTGGGCTGGAAGACGCTCTACGGGAGAACCGGGTCAAGGCCCTGGTGGCCACCTCTGCGCTGGGCATGGGATACGACAAACCGGATCTGGGGTTCGTCGTCCATGTCGGGGCACCGCCGTCACCGGTGAGCTATTACCAGCAGGTCGGACGAGCCGGCCGGGCGATAAAACGCGCAACGGTGGTCTGTCTGCCCTCCGCTCAGGACCGCTATGTCTGGGATTATTTCGCATCGGCGAGTCTTCCTGCCCCGAAGGAGGTGGAGAGGCTACTCGCCGTGCTGCCACCTCCGACGGCGGAACCGATCAGTGTCCCCCGGCTGGAGGCTGAGTCGGGGCTGCGTCGTTCCAAGGTCGAGTTATTGCTGAAGCAGCTGGCCGTGGACGAGGTCGCTGAGCGCACCCCTGCAGGGTGGCGAGCGACGGGCCGTGTCTGGCAGGACGATCCGCAACGCCGGGAGGGGATCCTGGCGGTCCGTCGACGTGAAGCGGACATCATGCGTTCCTTCTTGTCCGGACACACCTGTTTGATGTCTTTGTTGCAGGAGGCGTTGGACGACCCGTCCGCCCGTTCCTGCGGCCGGTGTTCGACGTGTACCGGAGAGCTTCCCGCGGGCTGGTCGTCTCGTCCCCGCCCGGAGACCGTAGAGGCCTTACGGCGTGATCTGCAGGGACAGTCCCAGATCTGGGAACCGCGCAAGATGTGGCCCGGGGGTGTCTTCAGGAGGTCGGGGCGTATTCCGCAGAGTGAGTCGGTCGATCCCGGGCGGGTCTTGGTGCACATGTCGGCCCCGGAGTGGTCGCAGGTTCTGGCCGGAAGCCTGTCGGGGCAGGGAGCCGCGGAACCGGAGCTGTTGGATGCTGCGGTATCGGCATTGGTGCGATGGCGGACGTCCTGGGCGGACCGGCCCGATCTGATCGTGTCCTTCGCTGCTGCCGGGCTTCTGGAGGTTTCTTCCGGGGTCGCCGACCGTCTGGGGCACGTGGGCAGGATCCCGGTCCTGTCGTGGGACCTCGCGGGAAAACCGCCTGCGGAGGCGTCGTCTTCTGCGGTGCGGGCGTCGGCCTGGCATGAGATCTGTGCAAAATCGCCGCGACCTGATGTGCAGGGACGAACGATTCTTCTCGTCGTTGACGCGTCGGCGACCGGCTGGTCGGTCACTGTCGCGGGCAGTTTCCTTCGTCGGGAAGGCGCCTCGTCGGTCTTGCCGTTGGTCGTGCACCGTAGGCAGGCCGAATAG
- a CDS encoding DUF3037 domain-containing protein — translation MNAPSSPPKSSRQVPYQYVVLRCLPRVEREEFINVAVILFCQEEGFLECAWAVNTERALALCPGLDVATLNSSLEIVRDVCAGRTGHGRPDLGRLGARFGWLRAPRSTVLQPGPVHGGLCADPQQELDRLVDLLVR, via the coding sequence ATGAATGCACCCTCCTCCCCGCCGAAAAGCTCACGGCAGGTGCCCTACCAGTACGTCGTCCTGCGTTGTCTGCCCCGCGTCGAACGCGAGGAATTCATCAATGTCGCCGTCATCCTCTTCTGCCAGGAGGAAGGCTTCCTCGAATGTGCTTGGGCCGTGAACACCGAACGAGCACTCGCCTTGTGCCCGGGACTCGATGTGGCCACCCTGAACTCCTCCCTGGAGATCGTCCGGGACGTGTGCGCCGGACGCACCGGTCACGGCCGACCTGACCTGGGACGGCTCGGGGCCAGGTTCGGCTGGCTACGCGCACCGCGCAGCACCGTCCTGCAGCCAGGGCCGGTACACGGCGGGCTGTGCGCCGACCCTCAGCAGGAACTCGACCGGCTTGTCGATCTGCTGGTCCGCTGA
- a CDS encoding DUF6767 domain-containing protein, translating to MGSEQLEPVRRYVPVPRCPVRPTDPCSLCQQSVKGPADCGLVYLVMSDPELREAARLAREQARRQR from the coding sequence ATGGGATCGGAACAACTTGAACCGGTCCGCCGCTATGTGCCCGTCCCCCGGTGCCCGGTCCGCCCGACCGACCCGTGCAGCCTGTGCCAGCAGAGTGTCAAAGGCCCCGCTGACTGCGGACTGGTCTACCTCGTGATGAGTGACCCCGAATTACGCGAAGCGGCGCGACTGGCCAGGGAGCAGGCACGCCGCCAACGATAG
- a CDS encoding lysophospholipid acyltransferase family protein, protein MEPVYTPVIALTRAVFAAQGLRFRITGAENIPQDGPAVMVINHTGYMDFTYAGLAAYQTGRVVRFMCKDSIFRSPVSGPLMRGMKHIPVDREAGAASFKRALQMLRQGEIVGVFPEATISRSFELKEFKSGAVRMAQASGAPVLPVVLWGSQRVWTKGKPKRMGRTGTPIAVRVGEPFVVAKTEDAVTVTADLKRRMQALLDVEQREYPVLTGEDLQFVPQRLGGTAPSLAEATALDDAEIAARRAARASQN, encoded by the coding sequence ATGGAACCGGTTTACACGCCTGTCATCGCGCTTACCCGTGCTGTCTTCGCCGCCCAGGGGCTGCGTTTCCGGATCACGGGGGCGGAGAACATTCCTCAGGACGGGCCTGCGGTCATGGTCATCAATCACACCGGATACATGGACTTCACCTATGCCGGTCTCGCCGCTTATCAGACCGGTCGGGTGGTGCGTTTCATGTGTAAGGATTCGATCTTCCGTAGCCCGGTGTCTGGTCCGTTGATGCGGGGGATGAAACATATCCCCGTCGACCGTGAAGCTGGTGCCGCCTCTTTCAAGCGTGCGTTGCAGATGTTACGTCAGGGCGAGATCGTGGGGGTCTTCCCGGAGGCCACCATCAGCCGCAGTTTCGAGTTGAAGGAGTTCAAGTCGGGTGCGGTGCGGATGGCGCAGGCCTCCGGCGCGCCGGTCCTTCCGGTGGTGCTGTGGGGGAGCCAGCGGGTCTGGACGAAGGGGAAGCCCAAGCGGATGGGACGTACCGGTACACCGATCGCGGTTCGTGTCGGGGAGCCTTTTGTCGTGGCCAAGACCGAGGACGCGGTGACGGTCACCGCCGATCTGAAGCGGCGGATGCAGGCTCTGCTGGACGTGGAACAGCGGGAGTACCCGGTGCTCACCGGCGAGGATCTGCAGTTCGTCCCTCAGCGTCTGGGGGGCACCGCGCCGAGCCTGGCAGAGGCGACTGCCCTGGACGATGCCGAGATCGCCGCACGTCGGGCGGCACGCGCCAGCCAGAACTGA
- the feoB gene encoding ferrous iron transport protein B — MNSKDHHIRSPRNLIAPARPLTEPACCADGSGDTAASGSPVIALVGSPNVGKSTLFNALTGARRTVGNWPGTTVEVGSGIWHTRAGLRHDATVLDLPGAYSLDPLSPDEALTRSLLVDSPVAERPGLVVVIVDAAHLARSLHMVAQLREYPYRIVVALTMGDVALRRGIEIDHGALADALGCSVVPVDPRRRQGQESLSEAVDEVLHQEVPAPREIAALTSDEFAAEDERFGWIDAAVTAATQHDGDDRLTRSDKIDAVVTHPVAGPLIFLAAMWTVFQITTTVAKPLQDALDSFFSGPVSDAARAVIPEGPLRGLVVEGIIAGVGMVLTFVPLMALMFLLLAIMEDSGYMARAAVVADRMMRRLGLPGRAFLPLIVGFGCNVPAISATRILGQVRQRILVALLVPFTSCSARLTVYVMLAGIFFPTQAGNVVFAMYVLSIVLVLLVGLVLRRTLWRTMGSEPLILDLPPYQRPTARLSLAVTWTRVQGFLRTAGGVIVATVIVVWALQSTPVRGDGTFGAVEIEDSAYGVSAQAIAPAFAPAGFGQWQTASALVVGFVAKEAVISSWAQTYAVEDPEDAGAESLAGHVREAFEASSGGHALPAVLAFLVFLLSYTPCVATLAAQRREVGIRWTLFGLVLQLALAWVLAVAVFQTGRLWA; from the coding sequence ATGAACTCGAAAGACCACCACATCAGATCGCCACGGAACCTGATCGCGCCCGCTCGACCACTGACCGAACCAGCCTGTTGCGCCGATGGCAGCGGGGACACGGCTGCTTCCGGCAGCCCGGTGATCGCTTTGGTCGGATCGCCCAATGTCGGGAAATCGACCCTGTTCAACGCCCTGACTGGCGCCCGCCGCACCGTGGGGAACTGGCCCGGCACCACCGTCGAGGTCGGCAGCGGGATCTGGCATACCCGGGCTGGTCTGCGTCATGACGCCACGGTCCTCGACCTACCCGGCGCCTACAGCCTCGACCCGCTCTCGCCGGACGAAGCTCTCACCCGCTCGCTCCTGGTCGACAGCCCGGTAGCTGAACGCCCCGGCCTGGTGGTCGTGATCGTCGACGCCGCGCATCTCGCCCGCAGCCTGCACATGGTCGCCCAGCTGCGTGAGTACCCCTACCGGATCGTGGTTGCGTTGACCATGGGCGATGTCGCTCTCCGCCGCGGCATCGAGATCGATCATGGTGCGCTCGCAGACGCCCTGGGCTGCTCGGTCGTGCCGGTGGATCCCCGCCGCCGACAGGGTCAGGAATCTCTTTCCGAGGCCGTTGACGAGGTCCTTCACCAAGAGGTGCCTGCACCCCGGGAGATCGCCGCTCTCACGAGCGACGAATTCGCTGCTGAGGACGAACGCTTCGGATGGATCGACGCGGCAGTCACCGCGGCCACTCAGCATGATGGTGACGATCGACTCACCCGTTCGGACAAGATCGACGCCGTGGTGACCCATCCGGTGGCCGGGCCGCTGATTTTTCTGGCGGCGATGTGGACGGTCTTCCAGATCACCACCACGGTGGCGAAGCCCCTTCAGGACGCCTTGGACAGTTTCTTCTCCGGGCCGGTGTCGGATGCCGCTCGCGCGGTGATTCCTGAGGGACCCTTGCGAGGGTTGGTGGTCGAGGGGATCATCGCCGGTGTCGGAATGGTGCTGACCTTCGTTCCGCTGATGGCCTTGATGTTCCTCCTTCTGGCGATCATGGAGGATTCGGGGTACATGGCGCGTGCTGCCGTGGTCGCAGACCGGATGATGCGTCGTCTGGGTCTCCCGGGGAGGGCTTTCCTCCCGCTGATCGTCGGCTTCGGATGCAATGTCCCGGCGATCAGTGCCACGAGAATCCTGGGGCAGGTCCGTCAGCGGATCCTGGTGGCTTTGTTGGTTCCTTTCACCTCGTGCAGCGCCCGCCTGACCGTGTACGTCATGTTGGCGGGGATCTTCTTCCCGACGCAGGCGGGCAACGTGGTCTTCGCGATGTATGTGCTTTCGATCGTCCTGGTGCTCCTCGTAGGCCTGGTTTTGCGGCGGACCCTGTGGCGCACGATGGGCTCGGAGCCGTTGATCCTCGATCTGCCGCCGTACCAGCGGCCGACAGCGCGGTTGTCGCTGGCGGTGACCTGGACCAGGGTTCAAGGATTCCTACGGACGGCGGGTGGGGTCATCGTGGCGACGGTGATCGTGGTCTGGGCGTTACAGTCCACCCCGGTGCGGGGGGATGGCACCTTCGGCGCGGTCGAGATCGAGGACAGCGCCTACGGAGTGAGCGCCCAAGCGATCGCTCCGGCCTTCGCCCCGGCCGGTTTCGGTCAATGGCAGACGGCAAGTGCCTTGGTGGTCGGTTTCGTGGCGAAGGAAGCCGTGATCTCCTCCTGGGCGCAGACCTACGCCGTAGAGGATCCGGAGGACGCGGGCGCGGAGAGCCTGGCCGGCCACGTGCGGGAGGCCTTCGAGGCATCTTCAGGCGGACATGCCTTGCCCGCTGTACTGGCTTTCCTGGTCTTCCTGCTCTCCTATACGCCATGTGTAGCGACTTTGGCTGCACAGCGGCGTGAAGTGGGCATCAGGTGGACGCTTTTCGGGTTGGTCTTGCAACTGGCGCTGGCGTGGGTATTGGCGGTCGCGGTCTTCCAGACCGGCAGGTTATGGGCATGA
- a CDS encoding HipA family kinase: protein MLPIVTATRYIMPFREGGSLPGLVEADDLGMYVVKFSGAGQGLKVLVAEVICTGLARLLDIPTPDLVSITMPPPIARYEADEEVQDLLNASPGTNLGVDYLPGAFGYDGSRPPSARQASAIMWLDAFTANIDRTWANPNLLVWGGRTWAIDHGAALYFHHSWPRRPADPARFAGQPFDASSHVLADIADSLRTHHEEFAARLTPDALADVLGEVPEEWCEPTTDLLDPSALRRTYVEHLTARLATPEIWLPGDAS, encoded by the coding sequence GTGCTTCCCATCGTGACGGCGACCCGGTACATCATGCCCTTCCGCGAAGGCGGATCCTTGCCGGGCCTGGTCGAAGCGGACGACCTGGGCATGTACGTCGTGAAGTTCAGCGGAGCAGGTCAAGGGCTGAAAGTTCTGGTGGCCGAGGTGATCTGCACCGGCTTGGCGCGTCTGCTCGACATCCCCACCCCAGACCTGGTGTCGATCACCATGCCACCACCCATCGCCCGCTACGAGGCCGACGAAGAGGTCCAGGACCTGTTGAACGCCTCCCCCGGCACGAACCTGGGCGTCGACTACCTACCCGGAGCCTTCGGCTACGACGGATCGCGCCCGCCCTCGGCACGGCAGGCCTCGGCCATCATGTGGTTGGACGCCTTCACCGCCAATATCGACCGCACCTGGGCCAATCCGAACCTTCTCGTCTGGGGAGGACGAACCTGGGCCATCGATCACGGCGCTGCCCTCTACTTCCACCACTCCTGGCCGCGGCGCCCGGCCGACCCTGCACGTTTCGCAGGACAGCCCTTCGACGCATCCTCCCATGTACTCGCCGATATCGCCGACAGCCTCCGCACACATCACGAGGAATTCGCTGCCCGGTTGACTCCGGACGCCCTCGCCGACGTACTGGGCGAGGTCCCCGAGGAATGGTGCGAGCCCACGACGGACCTCCTCGACCCGTCGGCGCTACGACGAACCTATGTAGAACATCTGACCGCGCGGCTGGCCACCCCCGAGATCTGGCTCCCCGGAGACGCGTCCTGA